One window of Flavobacteriales bacterium genomic DNA carries:
- a CDS encoding glucose-1-phosphate thymidylyltransferase, with protein sequence MAILLSDAGLHKHLLPLTYTRPVGALSAGIFTIAGTWERLVDMPVGFLTESYLQAKFPAVKADRVFEVHGGLLPTEALAGAVVDLEPGQVLLKHGKPLAFCLEGASHTSEGHWAVPPTFLAQVEFKGEVLVIERPWHLFQHCATAITNDFALLTEGRRSAPLSALNTVIGDPKLVFLEEGAKAEASIFNTTNGPIWIGKDAEVMEGCMIRGPFALGDNAQLKMGAKIYGACSFGPECRVGGEVNNSVILGYSNKGHDGFLGNSVLGEWCNLGADTNTSNLKNTYGEVAAWSYADETLVHTGQQFLGLVMGDHAKSGINTMFNTGTVAGVCANVFGSGFAAKHIPSFSWGESEVYALDKAFSTCARVMDRRHVPFTDEDEKILRHVFNMTEVFRR encoded by the coding sequence ATGGCCATCTTACTTTCTGACGCCGGGTTGCACAAGCACCTTTTGCCATTGACCTATACGCGGCCTGTAGGGGCTTTGAGCGCAGGCATCTTCACGATCGCGGGAACTTGGGAACGCTTGGTGGACATGCCCGTTGGCTTTCTCACCGAGTCTTACCTACAGGCCAAATTCCCGGCGGTGAAGGCCGATCGCGTCTTCGAGGTCCATGGCGGCCTACTGCCCACGGAGGCCTTAGCAGGAGCAGTGGTCGATCTGGAGCCCGGCCAAGTATTGCTGAAGCACGGCAAGCCATTGGCCTTCTGTTTGGAAGGCGCCTCACACACGTCGGAAGGGCATTGGGCCGTACCTCCCACTTTTCTGGCACAAGTGGAGTTCAAAGGAGAAGTGCTCGTGATCGAACGTCCTTGGCATCTTTTCCAACATTGCGCAACGGCCATCACGAACGACTTCGCCCTGCTGACGGAAGGCCGCCGCAGTGCGCCCCTCAGCGCATTGAACACGGTGATCGGCGACCCGAAGTTGGTTTTTCTGGAGGAAGGAGCGAAGGCGGAGGCCAGCATCTTCAACACCACGAACGGCCCCATTTGGATCGGAAAGGACGCTGAGGTGATGGAGGGCTGTATGATCCGAGGTCCGTTCGCCTTGGGCGACAATGCCCAATTGAAAATGGGTGCGAAGATCTACGGTGCCTGCTCCTTCGGCCCGGAATGCCGGGTAGGCGGGGAAGTGAACAACAGTGTCATCCTCGGCTACAGCAACAAAGGCCATGATGGCTTTCTCGGCAATAGCGTGCTGGGCGAGTGGTGCAACTTGGGCGCGGACACCAACACCAGCAACCTCAAGAACACGTATGGCGAAGTGGCGGCATGGAGCTATGCCGATGAGACATTGGTCCATACCGGACAGCAATTCCTCGGTTTGGTCATGGGCGACCATGCCAAGAGCGGCATCAACACCATGTTCAACACCGGCACCGTGGCAGGCGTTTGCGCCAATGTGTTCGGCAGCGGCTTCGCTGCCAAACACATTCCCTCATTTTCGTGGGGCGAAAGTGAAGTATATGCGCTGGACAAGGCTTTCAGCACATGTGCGCGGGTCATGGACCGGCGCCATGTGCCCTTCACGGACGAGGACGAAAAGATCCTGCGCCATGTTTTCAACATGACGGAAGTCTTCCGGCGCTGA